In Prevotella sp. oral taxon 475, one DNA window encodes the following:
- the rsgA gene encoding ribosome small subunit-dependent GTPase A — translation MHGLVIKNTGSWYTVKTDEGAIIESKIKGNFRLKGIRSTNPVAVGDRVELILNQEGTAFISAIEDRRNYIIRKSSNLSKQSHILAANIDQALLLVTVNRPQTSTTFIDRFLASAEAYRIPVVLLFNKIDLLDASERRYQELLSRLYTTIGYRCLALSAQTGEGIEPLRELLMGQISLLSGNSGVGKSTLINCLLPDAHLRTAEISDAHNAGMHTTTFSEMLPLPEGGYVIDTPGIKGFGTFDIEREELGSYFKEIFRLSKDCRFNNCTHTHEPGCAVLQALQNHFVAESRYQSYLNMLEDKDESKYREAF, via the coding sequence ATGCACGGACTTGTTATCAAAAATACGGGCAGTTGGTATACGGTGAAAACCGACGAGGGTGCCATCATCGAAAGCAAAATCAAAGGAAACTTCCGGCTGAAAGGCATTCGAAGCACCAATCCCGTGGCCGTGGGCGACCGCGTTGAGCTTATCCTCAATCAAGAAGGAACAGCTTTTATCTCTGCCATCGAAGATCGACGCAACTATATCATCCGCAAATCGTCCAATCTTTCGAAGCAAAGTCATATCCTGGCGGCCAATATCGACCAGGCTCTGCTGCTCGTTACCGTCAATCGGCCGCAGACCTCCACCACGTTCATCGATCGATTTCTGGCTTCGGCCGAGGCCTACCGCATTCCCGTTGTGTTGCTTTTCAACAAGATCGACCTGCTCGATGCCTCCGAACGTCGTTACCAAGAGTTGCTCTCGAGGCTCTACACCACGATCGGCTATCGCTGTTTGGCTCTCTCGGCACAGACGGGCGAGGGCATCGAACCTCTGCGAGAATTGCTGATGGGACAGATTTCGTTGCTCAGCGGTAACAGCGGCGTGGGCAAATCTACCCTCATCAATTGTCTTCTGCCCGATGCCCATCTGCGCACGGCCGAGATTTCGGATGCTCACAACGCCGGGATGCACACCACGACGTTCAGCGAGATGCTGCCTCTGCCCGAGGGCGGATATGTGATCGACACGCCGGGCATCAAGGGTTTTGGCACGTTCGACATCGAGCGGGAAGAGCTCGGCAGCTATTTTAAAGAGATCTTCCGCCTGTCGAAAGACTGCCGTTTCAACAACTGCACGCATACGCACGAGCCGGGTTGCGCCGTGCTGCAAGCCCTGCAAAACCATTTTGTGGCTGAAAGTCGTTACCAATCCTACCTCAATATGCTTGAAGACAAAGATGAGAGCAAATACCGTGAAGCTTTCTGA
- the frr gene encoding ribosome recycling factor: protein MIDVKETLQDAQDRMEMAAMYLDEQLSRVRVGRANVAILDGVRVESYGMKVPLNQVANVTAPDARTIAIRPFDKKAIKDIEKAIMDSDVGITPENNGEMIRLGIPQPTEERRRELAKQCNKIGERTKIEVRNVRSELKDKLKKAVKDGLSEDNEKDAEEKLQKLHDRFIKKIDELLEAKNKEIMTV from the coding sequence ATGATAGACGTAAAGGAAACATTGCAAGATGCGCAAGACCGCATGGAAATGGCGGCCATGTATTTGGACGAACAACTTTCGCGTGTTCGTGTCGGGCGCGCTAACGTAGCCATACTCGACGGTGTGCGGGTGGAATCGTATGGTATGAAGGTGCCGCTCAATCAGGTGGCCAATGTGACGGCCCCCGATGCCCGAACCATCGCCATTCGTCCGTTCGACAAGAAGGCTATCAAAGACATCGAGAAAGCGATCATGGACAGCGACGTGGGCATCACTCCCGAGAACAACGGCGAGATGATTCGCTTGGGCATTCCGCAGCCCACCGAAGAACGCCGCCGCGAACTGGCCAAACAATGCAACAAAATCGGTGAGAGAACAAAAATCGAAGTGCGCAACGTGAGGTCGGAACTGAAAGACAAACTCAAAAAGGCTGTGAAAGACGGACTCTCGGAAGATAATGAAAAAGATGCCGAGGAGAAACTACAAAAGTTGCACGACCGATTTATCAAAAAGATTGACGAACTGCTTGAAGCGAAGAATAAGGAAATCATGACCGTTTAG
- a CDS encoding ATP-dependent helicase gives MNDELLDNLNESQRTAVEYTDGPQLVIAGAGSGKTRVLTYKIAYLLEQGLQPWNILALTFTNKAAKEMKDRIGELVGHERARRLFMGTFHSIFARILRTEAEKIGFTNNFTIYDESDSRSLLKTIVKDMALDDKVYKPAVVHARISMAKNHFILPELYARKGDLLERDRRDRLPELHHIYRSYMQRCRSANAMDFDDLLVFTHQLLRNDEAVRADYAARFRYVLVDEYQDTNHVQQCIVSLLTEGHRRICVVGDDAQSIYGFRGADIDNILDFQKQFPEARLFKLEQNYRSTQNIVQAANSLIRHNQRQIRKDVFSRNDKGEKLLLKPVYSDKEEALVVCKDIKRLQRQEGSNYSEFAILYRTNSQSRPFEEEMRRQNIPYRIYGGLSFYQRKEIKDIIAYFRLTVNHNDEEAFKRIINYPTRGIGATTVEKITIAAQQYGVGCWDILSQPALYPLAVNKGTWAKLAAFRDKLDSFAADLLAEDAFELGRRIIAESGIQADLLTDTDAEGLARQENLQEFLSGLQEFVETRREEGQADGVSLSHYLQEVALLSDLDSEGDDESRVALMTVHSAKGLEFPTVFVVGLEENIFPSPRATNSPRELEEERRLLYVAITRAQRHCILTCAKNRFRYGRMEFDTPSRFLRDIDAAFLTVENAMNTWEERAPVSRRWTDASAISTARPVVLPLRTEEKPLRPSPSPSHDAASEVSTPVSFGAVSVGNIIEHQRFGIGTVLAIEGTGENIKATVTFKHSGTKQLLLKFARFKIVD, from the coding sequence ATGAACGATGAATTACTCGACAACCTGAACGAAAGTCAGCGGACCGCTGTGGAATACACCGACGGTCCGCAACTGGTCATTGCCGGAGCAGGCTCTGGAAAGACCCGCGTTCTTACCTATAAAATTGCCTATTTGCTGGAACAGGGCCTGCAACCCTGGAACATTCTGGCATTGACCTTTACCAACAAGGCCGCCAAGGAGATGAAAGACCGCATTGGCGAGCTGGTGGGACACGAGCGTGCACGCCGGCTTTTCATGGGCACTTTCCACTCTATCTTCGCCCGCATCCTACGGACTGAGGCCGAGAAAATAGGTTTTACAAACAACTTTACCATCTATGACGAGAGCGATTCGCGATCGTTGCTCAAGACCATTGTCAAAGACATGGCACTGGATGATAAGGTATACAAACCCGCTGTGGTGCATGCGCGCATCTCGATGGCTAAAAACCATTTCATTCTGCCCGAACTTTATGCTCGAAAAGGCGACCTCTTAGAGCGCGATCGACGCGATCGCCTGCCCGAACTCCATCACATCTATCGCTCGTATATGCAACGTTGCCGTTCTGCCAATGCCATGGACTTCGACGATTTGCTGGTGTTCACCCATCAACTGCTGCGCAACGACGAGGCTGTGCGGGCCGATTACGCTGCCAGATTTCGCTATGTGCTGGTGGATGAATATCAAGACACCAACCATGTGCAGCAGTGCATCGTGTCGTTGCTCACCGAAGGGCATCGGCGAATCTGCGTCGTGGGCGATGATGCGCAAAGTATCTATGGCTTTCGCGGGGCCGACATCGACAATATTCTCGACTTTCAAAAGCAGTTTCCCGAGGCTCGGCTCTTCAAACTCGAACAAAACTACCGCTCTACGCAGAACATCGTGCAGGCGGCCAACAGCCTGATACGGCACAACCAACGGCAGATACGCAAAGATGTGTTCAGCCGGAACGATAAAGGCGAGAAGCTCTTGCTCAAGCCTGTTTACTCGGATAAGGAGGAAGCCCTTGTGGTGTGCAAGGATATCAAGCGTTTGCAGCGGCAGGAGGGGAGCAACTACAGCGAGTTTGCCATTCTCTACCGCACCAACTCTCAGAGTCGACCTTTCGAAGAGGAAATGCGGCGGCAGAATATCCCTTATCGCATTTACGGCGGACTGAGCTTTTATCAACGGAAAGAGATAAAAGACATCATTGCCTACTTCCGACTGACCGTCAATCACAACGATGAAGAGGCCTTTAAACGCATCATCAACTATCCTACACGTGGCATTGGCGCCACAACGGTCGAAAAGATCACCATCGCCGCCCAGCAATACGGTGTGGGTTGTTGGGACATCTTGTCGCAACCTGCGCTTTATCCGCTTGCCGTCAACAAGGGCACATGGGCCAAGCTGGCTGCCTTTCGCGACAAACTGGATAGTTTTGCAGCCGATTTGCTCGCCGAGGATGCCTTTGAACTGGGGCGGCGCATCATTGCCGAGAGTGGTATTCAGGCCGACTTGCTCACTGACACCGATGCCGAGGGGCTTGCACGGCAGGAGAATTTGCAGGAGTTTCTGAGCGGATTGCAAGAGTTTGTCGAGACGCGGCGCGAGGAAGGACAGGCCGACGGCGTTTCTCTCTCGCACTATCTGCAAGAGGTGGCCTTGCTCTCCGACCTCGACAGCGAGGGCGACGACGAGAGTCGAGTGGCCCTGATGACGGTGCATTCGGCTAAGGGACTGGAGTTCCCCACGGTCTTCGTCGTGGGTTTGGAGGAAAATATCTTCCCCAGTCCGCGCGCTACTAACTCGCCTCGCGAACTCGAAGAAGAACGCCGGCTGCTTTATGTGGCCATCACTCGTGCCCAGCGGCATTGCATTCTCACCTGTGCTAAGAACCGTTTCCGATACGGGCGGATGGAATTCGACACGCCGAGTCGTTTTCTGCGCGACATCGATGCGGCCTTTCTCACCGTGGAAAATGCGATGAACACTTGGGAAGAACGCGCCCCCGTCAGTCGGCGATGGACTGATGCGTCGGCCATCTCCACCGCTCGCCCGGTCGTTTTGCCGCTGCGCACCGAAGAAAAGCCGCTTCGCCCGTCGCCGTCGCCAAGCCACGACGCTGCCTCAGAGGTGTCTACACCTGTCAGTTTCGGAGCAGTGAGTGTGGGTAACATCATTGAGCATCAGCGTTTCGGCATCGGCACCGTTCTTGCCATCGAGGGAACGGGCGAGAACATCAAAGCCACTGTAACCTTTAAGCACTCGGGCACGAAACAATTGCTATTGAAGTTTGCTCGATTCAAAATTGTAGACTGA
- the mtgA gene encoding monofunctional biosynthetic peptidoglycan transglycosylase, protein MIKIKKILRWAVALFFSSTILSVVLLRFVPVYVTPLMVIRCFEQIGSGKSVTMHHHWVRLKDISPHLPVAVMTSEDQRFLRHHGFDYAAIEKAARRNLKGGKRKLGASTISQQTAKNVFLWQGRSWIRKGFEVYFTALIELMWSKQRIMEVYLNSIEMGDGIYGADAVAEYHFGKTAADLSRADCALIAATLPNPRRFSSQYPSAYMRKRQQQILQNMRSMPAFPKEGEDGKRK, encoded by the coding sequence ATGATAAAAATAAAAAAAATACTGCGTTGGGCAGTAGCCCTCTTCTTCAGCAGCACCATCCTGTCGGTGGTGCTGTTGCGCTTTGTGCCCGTTTACGTCACGCCGCTGATGGTGATCCGGTGTTTCGAGCAGATCGGTAGCGGAAAAAGTGTGACGATGCACCATCATTGGGTGCGGCTGAAAGACATCTCTCCGCATCTGCCTGTGGCGGTGATGACCAGCGAAGACCAGCGTTTTCTTCGCCATCATGGCTTCGACTATGCCGCCATCGAGAAGGCCGCGCGTCGCAATCTCAAAGGGGGCAAACGCAAACTCGGTGCAAGCACCATTTCTCAACAAACGGCCAAAAACGTGTTTCTGTGGCAAGGGCGGTCGTGGATCAGGAAAGGATTCGAGGTTTACTTCACGGCTCTGATCGAATTGATGTGGAGCAAACAACGCATCATGGAGGTTTATCTCAACAGTATCGAGATGGGCGACGGCATTTATGGAGCGGATGCCGTGGCGGAATATCATTTCGGAAAAACAGCAGCAGACCTCTCCCGGGCCGACTGCGCCCTGATTGCCGCCACATTGCCCAATCCGCGCAGATTCAGCTCTCAGTATCCGTCGGCCTATATGCGCAAACGTCAGCAACAGATTCTGCAAAATATGCGTTCGATGCCTGCTTTTCCCAAGGAGGGAGAGGATGGAAAAAGAAAATGA
- a CDS encoding OmpA family protein, whose amino-acid sequence MKKTKLMTLLMCLVMVFSCQTKQGTGALIGTGGGAVLGAIIGRVAGNTAVGAAIGATVGAGAGAMIGKRMDKVAKQTAERVKNAKVEEVTDANGLKAVKVTFDSGILFATNKADLNQTSKNELAKFSQVLKENKDCLVDIYGHTDNTGNDGINIPLSNSRAQSVVSYLTACGVPYAQFQKVEGKGSAEPVADNSSVSGRQQNRRVEVYLYASKAMVDAANNGTLK is encoded by the coding sequence ATGAAGAAAACGAAATTAATGACACTTTTGATGTGTCTTGTGATGGTGTTCAGTTGCCAGACGAAACAAGGAACGGGTGCACTCATCGGTACCGGTGGCGGTGCGGTTTTGGGTGCTATCATCGGTAGAGTGGCCGGAAACACGGCTGTTGGAGCCGCTATCGGAGCGACGGTAGGAGCCGGAGCAGGAGCCATGATTGGCAAACGAATGGACAAAGTGGCCAAGCAGACGGCCGAAAGGGTGAAGAATGCCAAGGTGGAAGAGGTGACCGACGCCAACGGATTGAAAGCTGTGAAGGTGACTTTCGACTCGGGTATCCTCTTTGCTACCAACAAAGCCGACTTGAATCAGACGTCTAAAAACGAACTGGCTAAGTTCTCACAGGTCCTCAAAGAAAATAAAGACTGTCTCGTAGACATCTACGGACATACCGATAATACCGGCAACGACGGCATCAACATCCCCCTGAGCAACAGTCGTGCGCAAAGTGTGGTTTCCTATCTCACTGCTTGTGGCGTGCCTTATGCACAGTTTCAGAAGGTGGAAGGCAAAGGTAGTGCCGAGCCGGTGGCCGACAATTCGAGCGTGAGCGGACGCCAACAAAACCGCCGTGTAGAGGTGTATCTCTATGCCAGCAAGGCCATGGTAGATGCTGCCAACAACGGAACGTTGAAATAA
- a CDS encoding DNA alkylation repair protein yields MEHLQIIDELRAYASPEKRETLMYFFKTGKGQYAEGDQFLGVTVPQVRAVARRHRAAPLDVASQLLVSEWHEVRLCALFLLEQRFSKADETQQREIVDLYLAHTSYINNWDLVDLSAWKILGTYLLSRPRTLLYRLGQSTQLWEARIAIVSTFAFIRQHQLDDTYALASLLMHHPHDLMHKAVGWMLREAGKRDARRLYHYVETHRREMPRTMLRYAIEHFSPEERKQLMRKDA; encoded by the coding sequence ATGGAACATTTGCAAATCATCGACGAATTGCGAGCTTACGCCTCGCCCGAGAAGCGTGAAACCTTGATGTATTTCTTTAAAACCGGAAAGGGACAGTATGCCGAGGGCGACCAATTTCTGGGCGTCACCGTGCCCCAGGTGCGAGCCGTGGCCCGCCGACACCGAGCGGCTCCCTTAGATGTGGCCAGTCAACTGCTGGTCTCCGAGTGGCACGAGGTTCGTCTTTGTGCGCTTTTTCTTCTTGAACAGCGTTTTTCTAAGGCCGACGAAACCCAGCAACGAGAGATCGTCGACCTCTATTTGGCCCACACCTCTTACATCAATAATTGGGACCTCGTAGACCTTTCGGCCTGGAAAATCCTTGGAACCTATCTCCTTTCTCGGCCTCGCACGCTGCTTTATCGCTTGGGCCAGAGCACCCAACTTTGGGAGGCTCGCATCGCCATCGTCTCTACTTTTGCCTTTATCCGCCAGCATCAGCTTGACGATACCTATGCTCTTGCCTCCCTTTTGATGCATCATCCGCACGATTTGATGCACAAAGCCGTGGGCTGGATGTTGCGTGAGGCAGGCAAACGAGATGCTCGTCGGCTTTATCATTACGTCGAAACGCACCGAAGAGAAATGCCCCGCACCATGCTTCGCTATGCCATCGAACATTTTTCGCCCGAAGAGCGCAAGCAGCTGATGAGAAAGGATGCTTAG
- a CDS encoding DUF4492 domain-containing protein produces the protein MKKESFWYRAFDLYYDGFRRMTLGRKLWLVILIKLFVIFAVLRVFFFPNFLRNHAPKGGEAEFVSRTLGGRAK, from the coding sequence ATGAAGAAAGAGAGCTTTTGGTATCGCGCGTTCGACTTATACTATGACGGATTCCGTCGTATGACGTTGGGCAGGAAGCTGTGGCTCGTGATTCTCATTAAGCTCTTCGTGATCTTCGCTGTGCTTCGGGTGTTTTTCTTCCCCAATTTCCTGCGGAATCATGCACCCAAGGGAGGCGAAGCCGAATTCGTATCGAGAACGCTGGGCGGTCGGGCGAAGTGA
- a CDS encoding cytochrome ubiquinol oxidase subunit I, with the protein MFNHLILEISAGTVDWSRAQFALTAMYHWLFVPLTLGMAVIMGIAETCFYRTGKTFWKEVAQFWQKLFGINFAMGVATGIILEFQFGTNWSNYSWFVGDIFGAPLAIEGIVAFFMESTFVAVMFFGWKKVSPGFHLASTWLTGVGATISAWWILVANAWMQYPVGCEFNPDTMRNEMVSFADVALSPFAVDKFCHTVTSSWIIGAAFTVAVCSYYLLKRREEALAKASMKIAAAVGLVASVLAAITGDSSAYKVAQVQPMKLAAMEALYHGGKDQSLTAIAWINPLEQPNCRQAGEHPLCVSVPYALSLLATHSLHGFVPGINDLLDGYVREDGTREPSVKEKITRGRSAIVALMAYRKAKKEGDAVAAAKELKVIQTNMKYFGYGYVEKEEQVIPNIPLTFWAFRLMAGLGAFFILFFAVLTFIVYRRDVTRHRWLLMVGLCTLPLGYIATESGWVLAEMGRQPWTIQDMLPTWAAVSDVPSASIATTFFLFLALFTTLLVVEISILTKQIRKGPFLS; encoded by the coding sequence ATGTTTAATCATCTGATTTTAGAGATTTCGGCAGGAACGGTAGATTGGTCGCGAGCACAGTTTGCACTCACGGCGATGTATCACTGGCTCTTCGTGCCGTTGACACTGGGAATGGCCGTTATCATGGGCATTGCCGAAACGTGTTTTTATCGCACGGGTAAAACGTTTTGGAAAGAAGTAGCGCAATTTTGGCAGAAACTCTTCGGCATCAACTTTGCCATGGGCGTTGCCACGGGCATCATTTTGGAGTTTCAATTCGGCACGAACTGGAGCAATTACTCCTGGTTTGTGGGCGACATCTTCGGCGCACCGCTTGCCATCGAGGGTATTGTGGCGTTCTTTATGGAGTCTACTTTCGTGGCAGTGATGTTCTTCGGTTGGAAGAAAGTGTCGCCTGGATTTCATCTCGCCTCCACGTGGCTCACAGGTGTGGGGGCCACAATCTCGGCTTGGTGGATTCTGGTGGCCAACGCCTGGATGCAATATCCGGTGGGTTGCGAGTTTAATCCCGACACGATGCGCAACGAGATGGTGAGCTTTGCCGACGTGGCTCTCTCGCCTTTTGCCGTGGATAAGTTTTGCCACACGGTGACGTCGTCGTGGATTATCGGAGCGGCTTTCACCGTGGCGGTGTGCTCCTACTATCTGCTCAAGCGGCGCGAAGAGGCTCTGGCCAAGGCCAGCATGAAGATTGCAGCCGCGGTAGGACTGGTTGCATCGGTCTTGGCTGCCATAACGGGAGATAGTTCTGCTTACAAAGTGGCGCAGGTTCAGCCAATGAAACTGGCGGCGATGGAGGCTTTATATCATGGAGGAAAAGATCAATCGCTCACAGCTATAGCCTGGATCAATCCGTTGGAGCAACCTAATTGCCGACAAGCGGGCGAACATCCGCTTTGTGTCTCGGTGCCCTACGCGTTGTCGCTCCTGGCCACGCACAGTCTACATGGGTTTGTGCCGGGCATTAATGACTTGCTGGACGGATATGTTCGGGAGGATGGCACACGCGAACCGTCGGTGAAGGAGAAGATCACTCGCGGTCGATCGGCGATTGTTGCACTGATGGCCTATCGGAAAGCAAAGAAAGAGGGCGATGCGGTGGCAGCTGCAAAAGAACTCAAGGTGATTCAGACCAACATGAAATACTTCGGTTACGGTTACGTCGAGAAGGAAGAGCAGGTGATTCCTAACATCCCACTTACGTTCTGGGCTTTCCGATTGATGGCCGGACTGGGAGCGTTCTTCATTCTGTTTTTCGCGGTGCTCACGTTCATCGTCTACCGCAGGGACGTGACTCGGCATCGTTGGCTTTTGATGGTGGGTTTGTGCACGCTGCCTTTGGGATATATCGCTACAGAATCAGGCTGGGTGTTGGCCGAAATGGGTCGACAACCGTGGACGATTCAGGACATGTTGCCCACGTGGGCGGCCGTGAGCGATGTGCCGTCGGCTTCTATCGCCACAACGTTCTTCCTCTTCCTGGCGTTGTTCACGACATTGCTGGTAGTGGAAATCAGTATTCTGACAAAACAAATCAGGAAAGGACCGTTTCTAAGTTGA
- a CDS encoding cytochrome d ubiquinol oxidase subunit II, producing the protein MTYDFLQHYWWFLVSLLGALLVFLLFVQGANSLIFSLARTDIERRLVVNSTGRKWEFTFTTLVVFGGGFFASFPLFYSTSFGGAYWLWMTILFSFVMQAVSYEFQNKIGNLLGARTFQVLLIINGIVGPLLLGGAVATFFNGSNFIVDKGNITSLAQPVISRWANCSHGLDALLDIWNLLLGIAIFFLARVLGALYILNNVKHEAICQRARRQQLTNAVVFLVLFLTFLVRTLLKDGYAYNPQTGLITMEPMKYLHNLLEMWPLLLVLLVGVGALLYGILHTTLRISYTRGIWPAGVGVVLTVLVLLLCTGWNHTAYYPSNADLQSSLTIANSCGSRFTLTAMSIVSLLIPFVLAYIFIAWRAIDRKPLTEDEILEGEAY; encoded by the coding sequence ATGACATACGATTTTTTACAACACTACTGGTGGTTTTTGGTATCCCTCTTGGGTGCACTGCTTGTTTTTCTGCTCTTCGTTCAGGGAGCCAACAGTTTGATATTTTCACTGGCCCGGACGGATATCGAACGTCGATTAGTGGTCAACTCCACCGGGCGGAAGTGGGAATTCACCTTCACTACACTCGTCGTTTTCGGCGGAGGCTTCTTCGCATCATTCCCCTTGTTCTACAGTACGAGCTTCGGCGGAGCTTACTGGCTGTGGATGACGATACTCTTCTCGTTCGTGATGCAGGCCGTGAGCTATGAGTTTCAAAACAAGATAGGCAATCTTCTCGGTGCACGCACGTTTCAGGTGCTCCTCATTATCAACGGGATTGTCGGTCCGCTGCTGCTCGGCGGTGCCGTGGCTACCTTTTTCAACGGGTCTAACTTCATCGTTGATAAAGGCAACATCACCTCCTTGGCGCAGCCCGTCATCAGCAGATGGGCCAACTGCAGTCACGGACTCGACGCGCTGCTCGATATTTGGAACCTCCTTCTGGGGATCGCTATCTTCTTTCTGGCCCGCGTCTTGGGTGCACTCTACATTCTTAATAATGTGAAACACGAGGCGATCTGCCAACGGGCGCGTCGACAGCAGCTGACAAACGCCGTCGTGTTTCTGGTGTTATTCCTCACGTTCTTGGTTCGCACACTTTTGAAAGACGGCTACGCCTACAACCCGCAGACGGGTCTCATCACAATGGAACCGATGAAATATCTTCACAATCTGCTCGAGATGTGGCCCTTGCTCCTCGTTCTGCTCGTGGGCGTTGGCGCACTGCTCTACGGCATTCTCCACACAACTCTCCGCATAAGCTACACCCGCGGCATTTGGCCTGCCGGCGTAGGAGTAGTATTAACGGTGCTGGTGTTGCTGCTTTGCACTGGTTGGAACCACACTGCCTACTATCCCTCAAATGCCGATCTGCAAAGTTCGCTCACTATTGCCAACAGTTGCGGAAGCCGATTCACACTCACGGCCATGTCGATTGTGTCGCTTCTCATCCCCTTTGTTCTCGCCTACATCTTCATCGCCTGGCGTGCCATCGACCGCAAGCCTCTCACCGAGGATGAGATTCTTGAGGGCGAGGCTTATTAA
- the rsmA gene encoding 16S rRNA (adenine(1518)-N(6)/adenine(1519)-N(6))-dimethyltransferase RsmA has protein sequence MARTVRPKKNLGQHFLTDLTVAQRIADTVDACPTLPILEVGPGMGVLTQYLTQKGREVRVVEIDRESVAYLREHFPLLSEDILGEDFLRMDLDRVFAGRPFVLTGNYPYDISSQIFFKMLDNRCLIPCCTGMIQHEVAQRIASAPGCKAYGILSVMIQTWYDVEYLFTVDETVFNPPPKVKSAVIRMMRNSRTHLGCDEALFRRVVKAVFNQRRKMLRVSLRQIFSSTPASPEFYAQAVMTRRPEELSVSEFINLTHLVSEELERLKNLL, from the coding sequence ATGGCAAGAACCGTAAGACCAAAGAAAAATTTAGGACAGCACTTCCTAACCGACCTCACCGTGGCCCAACGTATTGCCGACACCGTAGACGCTTGTCCCACATTACCCATCCTCGAAGTAGGCCCAGGCATGGGCGTACTCACGCAATACCTCACCCAAAAGGGTCGGGAGGTGCGCGTAGTAGAAATCGATCGCGAGTCGGTGGCTTATCTACGCGAGCATTTTCCCTTGCTCTCGGAAGATATTCTCGGCGAAGACTTCCTGCGAATGGACCTTGACAGAGTCTTCGCCGGTCGGCCTTTCGTGCTCACCGGCAACTATCCCTACGACATCTCCTCACAAATCTTTTTCAAGATGCTCGACAACCGTTGTCTCATTCCTTGCTGCACGGGAATGATTCAGCACGAAGTGGCACAGCGCATCGCCTCTGCTCCGGGCTGCAAAGCCTATGGTATCCTCTCGGTAATGATTCAAACGTGGTATGATGTGGAATATCTTTTCACTGTAGACGAGACCGTTTTCAATCCGCCACCTAAGGTGAAGAGTGCCGTTATCCGGATGATGCGCAACAGTAGAACCCACCTTGGCTGCGACGAAGCCCTGTTTCGTCGCGTGGTGAAAGCTGTCTTCAATCAGCGACGCAAGATGTTGCGAGTGAGTCTACGCCAGATTTTCTCGAGCACTCCCGCCTCTCCCGAATTCTACGCACAAGCCGTCATGACTCGTCGGCCCGAAGAACTCTCCGTGTCCGAGTTCATCAACCTGACCCACCTCGTGTCCGAGGAACTCGAAAGGCTGAAGAATCTACTCTGA